AGAAAGGGATTTAAAACCAGATAGGATAAATGTAGCTTTAGAATGTGTGGAAGTAATAAgatttatgaaaataaaaagaaacaataaatgaaaatacatgcgtattatatatatatatatatatatatatgtatatttatatatttatatatttatttatttatatgatatatttcattttattttgtttgaagtcatttttaaaaaactTTTTCTTCAAAAATCCTGTTGGACATGTTGGTGTAGTAGCTTTAAAGAATAGTTCAGCAAAATTAATACAACCATTTACATCAAATGTAGATGATATATTAAGTTCGATATTAAAGGAAAGAACTGCAGGTCTTCAAGGTTCACCTTCATTAGAAGAAGGATTACAGATAGCACATGATTTATTAATTGATATGCCATTATATGGAACAAAAGAGGTTTTAATTATGTATGGATCTATAAGAACATGTGATAAgaaaaacattttaaatgtattaGAGTTATTAGtaaaaagtaatatatatgtaaattgCATTTCAATAGCTCCAGAAATGCATATATTAAAGCATATTTGTGAAAAATCGAATGgcttttataaaatatgttcaagtaaaaattctttaatgaatgaaataaataataacgCGGAAACACCTTTATGGATGCAAGGTATGGAACCTCAATTAATTCATATATGTTTTCCaacaaagaaaaaaatcaGTACACAAATAATGTGTTCATGTCATGGTAAATTAAATACTGATACATATGTTTGTAATTTTTGTAATAGTTATACTTGCAAAATACCATCCAAATGTAAAGTATGTGGTATACATTTAATATCGATGCACGATCTTTCACATATTACAAATAATCTTCAAGGTTCTCCTTTAtttatagaaataaaaaatgaacaagGAAATTATAAAGTATGTTCATCATGTAACCAACAATTgtataacaaaatatacCAATGTACAAAATGTCAACATATCTTTTGTCTTGAATGTGATATTTTCATTCATGAAGAATTAAATCAATGTCCCTTTTGTTTAATTAATgatacataattatattaatataaatataacaaaataatatgtagACTAATAAATGACAAGCgtgtaataatattctataagcatatatatgaacaaatCATTAGACTCTAAATATcctttataaatataataattaataatgttatattgtttatacgacagtattattactaataaaatatatatttgtgaAATTTAgcttttaatataaaagtcaatataataaaatatagaCGAACcttgtatattataatatatatgtagaatatatatattcatcgCATTTTCtgtaataaataaatatatatatataaatatatatatatatatatattattcatttgatgtttttatttttatatccaCATTTATAAgtgatatataatacacaTTTTTTAAGTCTCCATTGTTTGTGTGGTAATTATTAAgatttatattcttatattttctcaaataatataaaaaccCTAAATTGACATAAgtgttataataattaaaatattataaatttttttaatatatatatcaattatataaaataaatataataatgataagTGAATAGTttataaatcatataaacaaatgttataaaaatatttcacGATGGTTTTTATAGTTCATGGTATAAGAAAAGAAGTGtagaaaatatacaaaCATCTTTAAAGTTGTAATACTATTACTAATTAGGTGATTAGTAAAAATTCctaaaacataaatattttaaaaaatgtatataaatatagaacagataaacatattttttataattccTTTTGATTcaattataaatatattttattagtACAAGGANNNNNNNNNNNNNNNNNNNNNNNNNNNNNNNNNNNNNNNNNNNNNNNNNNNNNNNNNNNNNNNNNNNNNNNNNNNNNNNNNNNNNNNNNNNNNNNNNNNNTATTACATACAGGggataaataaaagaaaatcttttttttttttttttatttaagaaaaaaaacttattttaaaaaaaatattttaaaaatttgttttattattcatattgtagtatattaaaatatgtaataaaacaaaaaaaaaaaaaaaaaggaattttagaataaataacaaaaaatattaatatatatataaatatatataatataataaatatatacatataaatatatatatatatatatatatttattattatatataatatatatatattttttttttattttatatcccttgattctaaaaaaaatatattatatatattatagatATAGAAACTTAATTATAGAgttctttttattttattatttttttttttattacataaaattcataattattatattataattatttaagtTGAGCTTTTATGtgattataaatatttacagAACCAAACCTGTGTATGATAAATATtgaattataaataaatttaaagtatattatatatatatatatatataatatttatttaattttttatgtaataaGACCAAGAACCTTGGTATTtaattattgttattttttttttttattttttttttttgtattatacatatctatacatatgtattgaaaatacttttttttttttgggaTGTTTcatttatgtatatatgtttttaataaactatataaaaattaagatatgaaaaataaataatattatttgtagAATTGTTCTTACACATATAGAAgaagaaaaggaaaaaataatattatacatatatatatatatatatattaacattttattcatttttgaAATGTTTAGTTAATAAAGatcataaaaaattgttttcttttattatttttttttaaacatatattttgacttataaaaataaaatagaataTATACTTCTTTGTAAatggatatataaaaaaaaaaagaaaataataaaaaaaaaaaaaaaaccgAAGAAGCCGAGAACAAatgatttaataaaatcaataaataaataacatataattatataattaagaataaaaatggCAGGAACcttaaatttaaatgatttaaaagatgaagctatattatattatgaaaatgCTTTAAGTTATGTTTTTTCAAATTCTAgtgatgaaaataaaaaggaaatacCATTATGTGTTATATATCCGAATGAAACTATAAAAGTTGGTTTTCCAATATATTCTattaagaatataaataaaaatgaaaatgttatgaatgaagatgataataataataatagatTTAATGAAGAACCATTAATTACATATGCCTCAGAATCTAAATATTTGTATCCTACGAAAGTTAGGGTATTTTATGGTATACTATATTTATTGATATTTCTGGAAGTCTTTGTTACCCTATATTTTAAaggtaataataatataaattaaccaattaaaaaagagaaggaaaaaatcaaaaaataatgtaattTGTTTGAAATGTATATGGAAgtatatcatataaaatatattcacatattaatatatatatatatatatataatataatataatataatataatataatataatataatataatataatataatataatataatatttgtgtattttatttttgtagataatataaattatattaccAGTGGAGAAATAAATTTAGGACAAAAAGTAATTTATACTTTGATGTGTGTATCTCATTTTTTAGTTATAATGtcaaaatttaaaaaatgtaaatcatatttatttgatatatatacatcattaagtttatttttttttatattatctgTTTTAACAATTAATTGTTTTAGTAGTGCTTTCATTTCCATaatacaattttttattttttatttacatcttaaaattaatttttatgttatgCCTCAATCATGTGTTATTCCTCCATAaaggaaagaaaaaaaaaaaaaaaaaaaattaatacaaatatattaatatatattttatttaatatgttatttttaatatatatatattatattttcattttattttgttattataaatatatatatatatatatatatatatatatatatatatatatatatttatttatttatcatttttaaataacTGCTTTTtggtataaaaaaaataaaaattatacaaaaatttatttaatataccCCCGAAATATAAGacaagaaaatatatatatatatatatgtataaacATTATTGCGTTAAGcatatattatgtttatatcTTCATTGTCTAAAGAAAACTTTGGACACATAAATTAAACACATGAAAACATTCAAGtgtttaaatatatatatgaattaaatgaaaaaattagaaaaatgTATGGAAGaatgtaaataattataacaatatgtagaaataatttaatatatcttaatatataataacttatatgtaatatataatatatattatatatatatatatatatatatatatatatatatatatatataatttcatCTTGTTATGACGAAAAAAAAGGGTGCTTAGTAACTTTAAAGTAAAAACTATCAttctaataattttatattataatatttgatttttaaaaaaatgtatttgggaagtataaaaaatttcGAAGACGACTTTTTATGTAAAGGGGAATATAAACAGGTCTATTTATCCCTAGAACAAAATGAGAACAACGAGGCTATAGAAATAGATATATGCtgtgataataatatttatgatataCTTCAATTTTGTAGAGAAAAGTATGGTATATATGgtgaatatattattgataGTTGTGGTAATGTAATACATTCgataaaagatataatagACGGTGATACCTTATATTTGaaagaaaagaaagaaGATACGAATTTCttttcaaaaataaaaaataattttattgtAAACGATTATATAGTAGAAAAGAGAATAGGTTCTGGTGGATTTGGTATTGTATTTCAAGGTGTACATATACAAACAAAACAAAAGGTAGcattaaaatttattcCTAAGAGTAATTTTTTAGATGTAACAGATGTACATAGAGTATTTATTGAAATTCAAACATTGAGAGGattaatacataataatattattaaaatgtatGATGTAAATCATTTTCAGAATTATGTATGCTTAATAATGGAATATGCAATAAATGgagatttaaaaaattatattaaaaataagtTTAATGGATTTTTATCTGAAAAAGAAGCTCATGATTTATTTCTTCAAATTGTTAAAGGGGTATATTATTGTCATTCTAAACATATAGTACATCGAGATTtaaaattagaaaatatattattagatGAAAAAATGACATGTAAAATAGCTGATTTTGGATTATCAGATTTTGTTAATGTAGatcaaaatattaaaacaGAAGCAGGAACAAAAGCATATATAGCACCagaaataatttttaatcAAACAATTAATTATTCAGTTTTTAAATTAGATATATGGAGTTTAGgaattttattatttattatgacACAAGGATTTGCACCTTTTCAATATATGGAAAAAGAACTCAAAAATTTTGAAAGTAATACACTAAATTATGCAAATGATATATCAGATGATTTGAAAGATTTAATTTCATTAATGTTGAACGTTGATCCTAATAAAAGACCAATCATAGTAGAGATACTAAATCATAGGTGGTTTGAAAATTATAAGGAGTCATAAGGTAATActcaaaaaaaaactttaaataattattgataagcaataaattaaatgaaataaaataaataacatatagtttatattaatatgatttatttatactaaaaaaaaagaaaaaaaaaagaaaaaaaaaaaaaaaaaaaaaaaaaaaaaaaaaaaaataaggaaaaaaataattaaatttaaaaaatacatttttaattttttttacattattaaaaaatacaattttattatataaataaatatattttttttatttattttatttatatttatttatatttNNNNNNNNNNNNNNNNNNNNNNNNNNNNNNNNNNNNNNNNNNNNNNNNNNNNNNNNNNNNNNNNNNNNNNNNNNNNNNNNNNNNNNNNNNNNNNNNNNNNNNNNNNNNNNNNNNNNNNNNNNNNNNNNNNNNNNNNNNNNNNNNNNNNNNNNNNNNNNNNNNNNNNNNNNNNNNNNNNNNNNNNNNNNNNNNNNNNNNNNNNNNNNNNNNNNNNNNNNNNNNNNNNNNNNNNNNNNNNNNNNNNNNNNNNNNNNNNNNNNNNNNNNNNNNNNNNNNNNNNNNNNNNNNNNNNNNNNNNNNNNNNNNNNNNNNNNNNNNNNNNNNNNaaaaaaaaaaaaaaaaaaaaaaaaaaaaaaaaaaaaaaaacaatacacatataaattatggaaaaaaataattccatttaaatattgccattttaattattttccCATACATAATAACTACAATTTGTACTATcaaataaacatatttttatatatatatatatatatatatatatatatatttctctTTTTATAGTTGTGAATATATCAAATTAATTTTCTTGTGCTTATATTCTTTCCACACATTATACAAcaaatgtattattttaaattttcttttcttcatatatcttgtttttaatatattttcgCCAAGAGGATATTGATCTCTTGTAGTATTAAGTGGTGTATACAAAAAAACCGcatatttttcattcttatattcaaaatatatatcaacTAGAAACCCTTCAAAAtcaattaattttttaacatattcAAATGTAGgaatattttcattttgtatatGGTTGTTATCAgatgataattttttagATGGAAAATAAACAGATTGTAAATTCTCCTTTACCAATTTTTTATctacatatatatcattatgtttcgatatttttatatgattatcaACTTGTTTAGATAAaatttcttcattttcttgattcaatgtatttataatttcatttGCAAAAGCGTGAGGATATTCACATACTTGCAAATCCCAATAATATTCCcttaaattattaaaaatttttagAACATTTTGAGATTCCAAAATAGAGGAATCAACtatattcatatatgaAAGAGAAGAATATAAGAGAGCACATCTAGGGTCATATATTTTGtcaaaatttattatttgtaataCAAATTTCCAAAACTTACTATCAAAAAATTTATTCACACAATAACACCATAATATATCAGAAAGTTCTAAGTGACAAAATTGATGTATTCTCTgtaatatttcatattgTAAGGAACTTAAAAGTGAATAAGaggaataaaaataaaatgttcCATATGTATAAGCTACTTTTGATATATGTTGTGGTGAAAGATCATTCAATTGATTTAATAAACATGATTGTAatagaaaatgaaattCTTTACTACCACATCTAACTAAAGCATATgaataacatatattagCTAAATCTTCTGatgtaaaaaaatttaaaaaattacgATTTCGAAATGGaatatttccttttattCCATCTTGATAATccttcttattattatcgtatttattataatttttattatcactTTTATCATTAGTTTTATTTCTCTTTCtattcttcttttttccATTATTTTCGTCCGAAtctaataaatatttttcaacTGCATCATGAAAATCAGTATTTACATAACCTTCATTATCTATTGTCCTACCAATAGTAGTTGATATTCCCAGCAAACTATTAGATAATTGCTTAGGTGtcattttttgaaaaacTTCTAAtgctttattttttaattctacaaatatattttgatcAAATTCTAATTGTTCTCTTCTTTTATTCTCTAGAGTACTATACGCCCATATTAGCATACTAATCGTAGAACTActaaaattttttatgtttttcaAAATTACTTGTTCactatattttaataataaagggaaatctttaaaatattttgcATTTGTCCATAAGgcatttaataaattcgATAAAGGAACCGTTATTATGTTGTTGTGCTGGAATTCATAAGGTAATTCATTTTTAGCATCTACATGTTTTTTATCACATATTATTTCTACATGTGAAtgcatatttttatacttttcttgtgaaaatatttgtaaaattGACTTTAAAAGATCATtcattaataatttatcagatgcattaatattttgtgAATACAagtaaaataatttaaaaatttctACTTGagtaaaattattatatcttttatatatttcctttttacattctttaaaaaattgtatatgtttataattattattgcTTACATATtctaaaatttttataaaattattattgttcatatttttcacCTTATTTTgtatcatatttatatacatatctATAAATTCTTTATTACTACAATTACTATGGTTGGATGATATAAAATGGGGATTCcgttttttatttgaattgttcaaatatatatatcctaATCTTactaaatatttttcatcaaaatatttcaaattATCCATAAGTTTATTTAGAACTAATGAGGAAATAtctttaataaaatatatatttattctttttatgatatacccaaaattaataatatcaatacaaggaaaaaaatatatcttctTATACACTGTATTTAATATAgaacaatataaattttcatatttcttattcttaaggaaaaaagaagaaacaTATTCTTTCCaacatttttctttaatatttaaatcttctatatatgttatataatcataatatatttttattaatatttttatattgtacttatttatatcaatATGAATCATATGGTTATCTTCATTTGTGTTATTTTCTTTCGTGTCAGGACAATTTGCACTATTCACATAAATGTTAggattattattttctatatcatttacattattaataactttatttttatcaataaatttatatgtcttatcattattcctttcttttttattaaccACATTGCTGTATATACTTTCCAAAATATTCTTATCACTGTGATAAGatgtattaataattatattttcgttatattttgtattatttgtaATACAACGagtattcatattattattttcttttgaatcatttttattattatttatatcatatatatcatcCCTTTCTCGATTCATCTCAATTGTGTGTTCGCTCTTTTCATCATTAaatttttgaatattttcaaaaagTATCTCATCATTAAATTCATCATCCAAACTTTTAATTTTGTCGGAATaatcttttaaatttttattcatatattccGTAAAAgtgttatatataaaatttggATTTTCAAGTTTTAAAATTTCTGAGTGTtcataataacaataaaagttataaaatattatttcatatattttgaataataaaaatatatattcatgaCTTTTTAGTTCATTCAAGTTTTTCTCAAAATGATGTATGAGATCCTCTATGTTGTTTGTAAAAAGTATGtgttttaatttcttttcatCATCAAATTTAATGTAGTCACTTAATAATAGTGATTGTTTTTTATCActtacatttttaattaaacCATCGTATGGTAGTTTTTCTTCAActatataatcatattcATAAATACTTTTTAAAGATGAATAACTACGACATTTTATGCCaattactttttttaaaaaatcagttgataaaaatattttcctataaatattattatgaacaaaaaaaaaacaccGTTTcgttaaaaataaatacataataatatataaacacatataatataatataatattatataatatattatataatattatatatgatgtGTAGTATTtacttttaaaataaaaaggagaaatgaaaaaaagttaataaaaacatttacatttatctataattataaaatatattttattattattatgtatgatttaattattataataacaaatatttaaatgaaaactatacttttttatttaatatattagtgaattttttttttttttttttttttaatattcgATGCCTTCTACACATAATCcttaaaataaatattttttatattatacttGACATTCAAGAAAgatattttctttctttcttcttttttttttttttttttttaattgcATTATATGAACAACTACAAAAAGGAATTtattttagaaaaaaaaaataaaataaaataaaataatagatagatatgtatgtatatgaaataaatataaatatagatatattattttctatatatgttgatattatatctgcccaaattatattttatttcaaaatataggatatattatgaaaaaaaaaatatatatttctcattatttttaaaactCGTATTttactaataataatatttttatagatTCATTAATCAATGTGTGATGACTcatgatattattatataattatataaatgaatattataacatttattatagaaatacatatttattattattttttttcttaagAATATTCCTTCAAAGATTGTACATGCCGAAAAATTGAAATAAAGGAAAACAAtaaatcttttaaaaaaaacaaatgatTAATTAATTGATTGATTAATTGAttgattattttaaataaaaattttcaatataaaggtatacatatattaagttggttcttataaatattcatattaatGAATACATATTTTCCACATGAAATATTAGTAACTTGAATATTGTTACGTTTTccattttaaaattttcatatgatttattaagtaaataaaaattatgtatataatatattataatataatatagttATGATTTTAAAGGAAATAACgaaaaagtaaaaataaaatcagataaatttatataaataggTAAATGAATAAcgtaaatattatttttaaatagattatttttattttgtattcatattttcCTATTTACCCTTTTGCACCTTCACaccttaaaaaaaatacatacggtattttattttattattattatttttttttttttttggtattacacatatatgtgcacatatataatcaatatggtacaaaattatataatataatataatataatataaagaaaaaaaaaatgtattttatgtataaaatatatttttatataattatgaaatgttcgtttaatataatttgttttttttttttttttttttNNNNNNNNNNNNNNNNNNNNNNNNNNNNNNNNNNNNNNNNNNNNNNNNNNNNNNNNNNNNNNNNNNNNNNNNNNNNNNNNNNNNNNNNNNNNNNNNNNNNtttttttttttttatttttttttttaattttttttttttttttttttttttttttttttttttttttttttttttgttgtt
The genomic region above belongs to Plasmodium reichenowi strain SY57 chromosome 13, whole genome shotgun sequence and contains:
- a CDS encoding TFIIH basal transcription factor subunit, putative, which translates into the protein MQNPQNSENKVIFVEDVVRDFDENEIFEEITGKFTWEQDVERSWNLLVENNGVLQHVSQENNENENKEKYRKNQGSSLRKGIFRHIIILFDMSSSMKERDLKPDRINVALECVESFLKNFFFKNPVGHVGVVALKNSSAKLIQPFTSNVDDILSSILKERTAGLQGSPSLEEGLQIAHDLLIDMPLYGTKEVLIMYGSIRTCDKKNILNVLELLVKSNIYVNCISIAPEMHILKHICEKSNGFYKICSSKNSLMNEINNNAETPLWMQGMEPQLIHICFPTKKKISTQIMCSCHGKLNTDTYVCNFCNSYTCKIPSKCKVCGIHLISMHDLSHITNNLQGSPLFIEIKNEQGNYKVCSSCNQQLYNKIYQCTKCQHIFCLECDIFIHEELNQCPFCLINDT
- a CDS encoding hypothetical protein (conserved Plasmodium protein, unknown function) yields the protein MAGTLNLNDLKDEAILYYENALSYVFSNSSDENKKEIPLCVIYPNETIKVGFPIYSIKNINKNENVMNEDDNNNNRFNEEPLITYASESKYLYPTKVRVFYGILYLLIFLEVFVTLYFKDNINYITSGEINLGQKVIYTLMCVSHFLVIMSKFKKCKSYLFDIYTSLSLFFFILSVLTINCFSSAFISIIQFFIFYLHLKINFYVMPQSCVIPP
- a CDS encoding serine/threonine protein kinase, whose amino-acid sequence is MYLGSIKNFEDDFLCKGEYKQVYLSLEQNENNEAIEIDICCDNNIYDILQFCREKYGIYGEYIIDSCGNVIHSIKDIIDGDTLYLKEKKEDTNFFSKIKNNFIVNDYIVEKRIGSGGFGIVFQGVHIQTKQKVALKFIPKSNFLDVTDVHRVFIEIQTLRGLIHNNIIKMYDVNHFQNYVCLIMEYAINGDLKNYIKNKFNGFLSEKEAHDLFLQIVKGVYYCHSKHIVHRDLKLENILLDEKMTCKIADFGLSDFVNVDQNIKTEAGTKAYIAPEIIFNQTINYSVFKLDIWSLGILLFIMTQGFAPFQYMEKELKNFESNTLNYANDISDDLKDLISLMLNVDPNKRPIIVEILNHRWFENYKES
- a CDS encoding hypothetical protein (conserved Plasmodium protein, unknown function), translated to MCLYIIMYLFLTKRCFFFVHNNIYRKIFLSTDFLKKVIGIKCRSYSSLKSIYEYDYIVEEKLPYDGLIKNVSDKKQSLLLSDYIKFDDEKKLKHILFTNNIEDLIHHFEKNLNELKSHEYIFLLFKIYEIIFYNFYCYYEHSEILKLENPNFIYNTFTEYMNKNLKDYSDKIKSLDDEFNDEILFENIQKFNDEKSEHTIEMNRERDDIYDINNNKNDSKENNNMNTRCITNNTKYNENIIINTSYHSDKNILESIYSNVVNKKERNNDKTYKFIDKNKVINNVNDIENNNPNIYVNSANCPDTKENNTNEDNHMIHIDINKYNIKILIKIYYDYITYIEDLNIKEKCWKEYVSSFFLKNKKYENLYCSILNTVYKKIYFFPCIDIINFGYIIKRINIYFIKDISSLVLNKLMDNLKYFDEKYLVRLGYIYLNNSNKKRNPHFISSNHSNCSNKEFIDMYINMIQNKVKNMNNNNFIKILEYVSNNNYKHIQFFKECKKEIYKRYNNFTQVEIFKLFYLYSQNINASDKLLMNDLLKSILQIFSQEKYKNMHSHVEIICDKKHVDAKNELPYEFQHNNIITVPLSNLLNALWTNAKYFKDFPLLLKYSEQVILKNIKNFSSSTISMLIWAYSTLENKRREQLEFDQNIFVELKNKALEVFQKMTPKQLSNSLLGISTTIGRTIDNEGYVNTDFHDAVEKYLLDSDENNGKKKNRKRNKTNDKSDNKNYNKYDNNKKDYQDGIKGNIPFRNRNFLNFFTSEDLANICYSYALVRCGSKEFHFLLQSCLLNQLNDLSPQHISKVAYTYGTFYFYSSYSLLSSLQYEILQRIHQFCHLELSDILWCYCVNKFFDSKFWKFVLQIINFDKIYDPRCALLYSSLSYMNIVDSSILESQNVLKIFNNLREYYWDLQVCEYPHAFANEIINTLNQENEEILSKQVDNHIKISKHNDIYVDKKLVKENLQSVYFPSKKLSSDNNHIQNENIPTFEYVKKLIDFEGFLVDIYFEYKNEKYAVFLYTPLNTTRDQYPLGENILKTRYMKKRKFKIIHLLYNVWKEYKHKKINLIYSQL